A genomic window from Dethiosulfovibrio salsuginis includes:
- the rpsR gene encoding 30S ribosomal protein S18 encodes MAYSSGGPGGKRRGGKRRPKVCFYCVDKINDVDYKDVDRLRKYVSERGKIVPRRVTGNCANHQRQLTVALKRARYMALIPYSAE; translated from the coding sequence ATGGCATACTCATCAGGCGGTCCTGGAGGCAAAAGGCGTGGCGGAAAGCGTCGCCCTAAGGTCTGCTTCTACTGCGTAGATAAAATCAACGACGTCGACTATAAGGATGTAGATCGGCTCCGTAAGTACGTCAGCGAGAGGGGCAAAATAGTTCCTCGGAGGGTGACTGGCAACTGCGCCAACCACCAGCGTCAGCTGACAGTGGCTCTCAAGAGAGCCCGTTATATGGCTCTTATTCCTTACAGCGCTGAATAA
- a CDS encoding single-stranded DNA-binding protein — translation MARGFNKVILMGNLAKDPQIRYTATKQAVASFSVAVNRSWKGKNGELQESVDFIPVVVWGPQAENCERYLSKGSGILLEGRIQVRSYDDKTGQKRWVTEVVAADITFLPSSGGRKDDRPSSRGDYERKSSPAGYGGEPRSFRDDFGGGGDFPMDISEMGSSADDDETDIPF, via the coding sequence ATGGCTCGTGGCTTCAACAAAGTAATCCTCATGGGGAACCTGGCTAAGGATCCTCAGATCCGTTACACTGCGACCAAACAGGCGGTGGCGTCCTTCTCCGTTGCGGTAAACCGCAGCTGGAAGGGCAAAAACGGCGAGCTCCAGGAATCGGTGGATTTTATACCGGTAGTCGTCTGGGGACCTCAGGCGGAGAACTGCGAGAGATACCTCTCCAAAGGCAGCGGCATACTGCTTGAGGGCCGTATTCAGGTTCGCAGTTACGACGACAAGACCGGCCAGAAACGGTGGGTAACCGAGGTCGTCGCGGCGGATATAACCTTTCTTCCCTCCTCTGGAGGCAGAAAAGACGACCGTCCGTCCTCCAGAGGGGATTATGAGAGAAAAAGCTCTCCCGCTGGCTACGGCGGAGAGCCCAGGAGCTTTAGAGACGATTTCGGCGGCGGCGGAGATTTTCCCATGGACATATCGGAAATGGGATCATCCGCCGACGACGACGAAACCGACATCCCCTTCTAG
- the rpsF gene encoding 30S ribosomal protein S6, producing MRPYEMMVLLEADLEDHSAELDGIKEVVARLGGTVDKVDIWGKRRLAYPIEKRTEGYYALTYFSLDPTQQKELTRLLSLRSGIVRNLVIRLDQE from the coding sequence ATGCGTCCTTACGAAATGATGGTTCTTCTGGAGGCAGATCTGGAGGATCACAGCGCAGAGCTCGATGGTATCAAGGAGGTCGTCGCCAGACTTGGCGGCACCGTCGATAAAGTCGACATCTGGGGCAAGCGTCGTCTTGCGTATCCCATAGAGAAAAGAACCGAAGGCTACTACGCTCTGACGTATTTTTCCCTGGATCCCACTCAGCAGAAGGAGCTGACCAGGCTTCTTAGCCTGCGTTCCGGCATCGTTCGCAACCTGGTTATCAGGCTGGATCAGGAATAG
- a CDS encoding septum formation initiator family protein — MVPIRWVLFWAIVGLIVAVLSTALLREWSRVRFLKETLSQSREEVKSLTRELERAKERLDFYRTPEGKARLAREQFNLVLPGEKIYKISVQSGDLLREALP, encoded by the coding sequence TTGGTCCCGATACGATGGGTCCTCTTCTGGGCCATTGTGGGGCTTATCGTGGCGGTCCTCTCCACCGCCCTGCTGAGGGAATGGTCCAGGGTCCGGTTTCTGAAAGAGACCCTGTCTCAGAGCCGGGAGGAGGTCAAGTCTCTGACTCGAGAGCTCGAAAGGGCAAAAGAGAGACTGGACTTCTATCGCACTCCGGAGGGAAAGGCCAGGCTCGCCAGAGAGCAGTTTAACCTGGTCCTCCCTGGAGAGAAAATATATAAAATATCCGTTCAGTCGGGAGATCTATTGCGAGAAGCACTTCCATAG
- the argS gene encoding arginine--tRNA ligase produces the protein MADVTAILTDLIGQSLMDMAQEKGVSPDDLPEVRLERPKREDQGDWATNVAMQACKILGQNPRDLATALVDRLRSDSHIKSVEVAGPGFINFFLADRWIATVVSSVLKEGEGYGRCDLGKGRKVQVEFVSANPTGPLHVGHGRGAAVGDIIGNILAFAGWTVEKEYYVNDAGLQMSNLGKSTQSRYFELLGRGADAPFPEDGYKGDYIYDLARDVIEKEGEALLDRSLEESLPFFTSYSCDVILEGIKKDLDRFGVRFDRWFSEKTLYTDELVQNAVGTLRERGYAYDEGGAVWFRSTDFDDDKDRVLFRSNGVPTYFASDVAYHKNKFDRGFDRAIDVWGADHHGYVPRMRAAIEALGKSADNFTVALIQFVNLLRDGDQVSMSTRSGQFVTLSDVIDEVGVDATRYYFVMRRCDSHLDFDLELAKRESSDNPVFYVQYANARMSSIIRTLEDRGIKFPDHNELNEDHLNSSEEKKLVTRLSMFPEEIEKAASELAPHRLVNYLHDLAGDFHSFYNAHRVLDDDPKRPSRILLVKASQVVLANGLKILGISAPDRM, from the coding sequence ATGGCAGATGTCACAGCAATTTTAACGGACCTCATCGGTCAGTCCCTTATGGACATGGCCCAGGAGAAGGGGGTGAGCCCTGACGATCTGCCGGAGGTTCGCCTGGAGAGACCTAAGAGGGAGGACCAGGGAGATTGGGCTACCAACGTGGCCATGCAGGCCTGTAAGATCCTAGGTCAGAACCCTAGAGATCTCGCTACCGCCCTTGTGGACAGGCTCAGATCGGATAGCCATATAAAATCGGTTGAGGTAGCCGGTCCGGGGTTCATCAACTTCTTTCTGGCGGACCGCTGGATAGCTACGGTGGTATCGTCGGTCCTAAAAGAGGGAGAGGGCTACGGTCGATGCGATCTCGGCAAAGGGCGAAAGGTCCAGGTCGAGTTCGTCAGCGCCAACCCCACCGGCCCGCTGCACGTCGGACACGGCAGAGGTGCGGCGGTTGGGGACATAATCGGCAATATACTGGCCTTCGCCGGATGGACCGTCGAAAAGGAATACTACGTAAACGACGCCGGCCTTCAGATGTCGAACCTGGGAAAATCGACCCAGTCCAGGTACTTTGAGCTGTTAGGCAGAGGTGCTGACGCTCCCTTCCCCGAAGATGGCTACAAAGGCGACTATATCTACGACCTGGCCAGGGACGTTATAGAAAAAGAGGGAGAGGCCCTTTTGGACAGATCCCTGGAGGAAAGCCTGCCCTTTTTCACATCCTACTCCTGCGACGTAATACTGGAGGGTATAAAAAAGGACCTCGATCGGTTCGGCGTGAGGTTCGACCGTTGGTTCTCCGAAAAAACCCTCTACACCGACGAATTGGTCCAGAACGCCGTTGGCACCTTGAGGGAAAGGGGATACGCCTACGACGAAGGGGGAGCGGTGTGGTTTAGGTCCACCGACTTCGACGACGACAAAGACAGGGTTCTATTTCGCTCAAACGGGGTTCCCACCTACTTTGCCTCCGACGTGGCCTATCACAAAAACAAGTTCGATCGAGGTTTCGACAGGGCAATAGACGTATGGGGTGCCGATCACCACGGATACGTCCCCAGAATGAGGGCGGCGATCGAGGCCCTCGGCAAGTCGGCAGACAATTTTACCGTCGCCCTGATCCAGTTCGTAAACCTCCTGAGGGACGGCGATCAGGTCTCTATGTCCACCAGATCCGGCCAGTTCGTCACACTGTCCGACGTCATAGACGAGGTCGGTGTGGACGCCACGAGATACTACTTCGTCATGCGCAGATGCGACAGCCATCTGGACTTCGACCTCGAACTGGCTAAACGGGAGTCATCGGACAACCCGGTATTTTACGTCCAGTACGCAAACGCCAGGATGTCCAGCATAATCAGGACACTGGAGGACCGGGGGATAAAGTTCCCCGACCACAACGAGCTAAATGAAGACCATCTCAACAGCTCCGAGGAGAAGAAGCTGGTCACCCGGCTGTCCATGTTCCCTGAGGAGATAGAGAAGGCCGCCTCCGAACTGGCTCCCCACAGGCTGGTCAACTACCTTCACGACCTGGCGGGGGATTTCCACTCTTTCTACAACGCCCACAGGGTGCTCGACGACGATCCTAAGAGACCTTCGAGAATACTCCTGGTCAAGGCTTCCCAGGTGGTCCTGGCTAACGGTCTGAAAATCCTGGGGATATCGGCACCTGACAGGATGTAG
- the secA gene encoding preprotein translocase subunit SecA, with amino-acid sequence MFGSLKKALGLDPNERALKSYRKTVEEINSLESRMQSLSDDDITVRALAIKDEFSGLEGQDLSQAMSDRLPEVFAMVREASVRKLGLRHFDVQMMGGIALHQGNIAEMKTGEGKTLVAPLAVILNALSGKGVHVVTVNDYLAKRDSSWMSPLYNALGLSVGVIYSFMDPEERRRAYLSDITYGTNSEFGFDYLRDNMVLSQSQMVQRGHNYCIVDEVDSILVDEARTPLIISGPSEDSEEPYVRADQIASRLSGVAKDPNEVKPSVLDGQERPEPDGDFEFDEKERSVALTSRGIAKCEEALSIPDLFTDMAHADMAHKILQAVKARTLFKRDVHYMIKDNEIVIVDEFTGRLMFGRRFSDGLHQAIEAKEKVKIGKESQTLATITLQNYFRMYGKLAGMTGTAVTEAEEFKEIYGLGVICIPTNRPIVREDFADQVYRTKGEKFAAVADEIQNISSQGRPILVGTTSVEQSERLSKLLKARKVPHQVLNAKYHERESIIIAQAGRIGAVTVATNMAGRGTDILLGGNPEYLAQEELRKEGQEIGEAPEKYQALLEKHRESCAQEKAKVLELGGLCILGTERHEARRIDNQLRGRSGRQGDPGSSRFYLSLEDDLLRLFGSEKIQGIMGKLGLEEGEAIEHPLLTRAIESAQKKVEQLHYDIRRQLLMYDNVMNRQREAVYDERQRILTDQQVIDHGWEIVGGVAEDVIDRHFPENGELDPVGAASKLKAIFWPGVEAPLEGVDSLHALPEAKDAVLSDLRSSYFLRVKQIGEDNCTDLFRFISLHVLDGSWKEHLLAMDALRQGIGLRAVGQKDPLLEYQFESYSLFQESMAQVRESIAQLLFRVAVVSENRVPRRQPVRESRDFHVPSPGGVPVPGADAGDGRHEPFRREGRKIGRNEPCPCGSGKKYKACCGKNS; translated from the coding sequence TTGTTCGGTTCATTGAAAAAAGCCCTAGGTCTCGACCCTAACGAAAGGGCCCTGAAAAGCTACAGAAAGACGGTAGAGGAGATAAACTCCCTGGAATCCCGGATGCAGTCCCTCTCCGACGACGATATCACCGTGAGAGCTCTGGCGATCAAAGACGAATTTTCTGGTCTGGAGGGCCAGGATCTCTCCCAGGCCATGTCCGATAGGCTACCTGAGGTTTTCGCCATGGTTCGAGAGGCGTCGGTCAGAAAATTAGGCCTTCGGCACTTCGACGTCCAGATGATGGGAGGAATAGCCCTCCATCAGGGCAACATAGCCGAGATGAAGACCGGAGAGGGCAAAACCCTCGTGGCACCTCTGGCGGTGATCCTCAACGCACTGTCGGGAAAAGGGGTCCACGTAGTCACCGTAAACGATTACCTGGCGAAAAGGGACTCCTCCTGGATGAGCCCTCTCTACAACGCCTTAGGGCTATCGGTAGGGGTTATCTACTCCTTCATGGACCCCGAGGAACGTCGCAGGGCCTACCTTTCGGACATAACCTACGGCACAAACAGCGAGTTCGGCTTCGACTATCTCAGGGACAACATGGTCCTCTCCCAGTCTCAGATGGTCCAGAGGGGACATAACTACTGTATCGTCGACGAGGTCGACTCTATATTGGTCGACGAGGCCAGGACCCCTCTCATAATCTCCGGTCCCTCCGAGGACAGCGAGGAGCCTTACGTTAGGGCGGACCAGATAGCCTCCAGGCTTTCCGGCGTGGCGAAAGACCCTAACGAGGTCAAGCCGTCGGTACTGGACGGCCAGGAACGGCCCGAGCCCGACGGAGACTTCGAGTTCGACGAGAAAGAGCGGTCCGTAGCTCTGACCTCAAGAGGTATAGCCAAATGCGAGGAGGCCCTCTCCATTCCCGACCTCTTCACCGACATGGCTCACGCCGACATGGCCCACAAGATCCTTCAGGCGGTGAAGGCCAGAACCCTCTTCAAAAGAGACGTTCACTATATGATAAAGGATAACGAGATCGTCATAGTTGACGAGTTTACCGGAAGGCTGATGTTCGGTCGGAGGTTCTCCGACGGCCTTCATCAGGCTATAGAGGCCAAGGAAAAGGTAAAGATAGGCAAAGAGAGCCAGACCTTAGCCACCATAACCTTACAGAATTACTTTCGAATGTACGGAAAACTGGCCGGTATGACCGGTACCGCCGTAACCGAGGCGGAGGAGTTCAAAGAGATCTACGGTCTTGGGGTCATATGTATTCCCACAAACCGCCCGATCGTTCGGGAGGACTTCGCCGACCAGGTCTACCGGACCAAAGGGGAGAAGTTCGCCGCCGTCGCCGACGAGATACAGAACATATCCTCCCAGGGTCGTCCTATACTGGTCGGAACCACGTCGGTGGAGCAGTCCGAGAGGCTCAGCAAGCTCCTCAAGGCCCGAAAGGTGCCACATCAGGTCCTTAACGCCAAGTATCACGAAAGAGAATCGATCATAATAGCCCAGGCGGGAAGGATCGGTGCTGTCACAGTAGCGACCAACATGGCGGGACGAGGCACCGACATTCTCCTAGGGGGAAACCCCGAGTATCTGGCCCAGGAGGAACTGAGAAAAGAGGGTCAGGAGATAGGGGAGGCACCGGAGAAATATCAGGCCTTACTGGAGAAGCACAGAGAATCCTGTGCCCAGGAGAAGGCCAAGGTCCTGGAGCTCGGTGGCCTATGCATCCTGGGCACAGAGAGACATGAGGCCCGTCGTATCGACAACCAGCTAAGGGGAAGGTCCGGCCGTCAGGGAGATCCCGGAAGTTCCCGGTTCTACCTGTCCCTTGAGGACGACCTTCTGAGGCTCTTCGGCTCGGAGAAGATCCAGGGAATAATGGGTAAGCTAGGACTGGAGGAAGGGGAGGCCATCGAACACCCTCTTCTGACCAGGGCTATCGAGTCGGCCCAGAAAAAGGTGGAGCAGCTTCACTACGACATCCGTCGCCAGCTACTCATGTACGACAACGTCATGAACCGCCAGAGGGAGGCGGTCTACGACGAGAGACAGAGGATCCTCACCGACCAGCAGGTTATAGACCACGGATGGGAGATAGTAGGAGGCGTAGCCGAGGACGTTATAGATCGTCACTTTCCCGAAAACGGCGAGCTAGACCCTGTGGGAGCGGCGTCTAAGCTTAAGGCTATTTTCTGGCCCGGCGTGGAGGCACCTCTCGAGGGCGTAGACAGTCTTCACGCCCTCCCTGAGGCTAAGGATGCGGTGCTGTCGGACCTAAGGTCCAGCTACTTCCTGAGGGTCAAGCAGATAGGGGAGGACAACTGTACCGATCTGTTCCGCTTTATATCCCTTCACGTCCTAGACGGAAGCTGGAAGGAACATCTTCTCGCCATGGACGCTCTCAGACAGGGTATAGGGCTCAGGGCGGTAGGCCAGAAAGACCCTCTGCTGGAGTATCAATTTGAATCTTACTCCCTGTTCCAGGAGTCTATGGCCCAGGTCCGTGAGTCTATCGCCCAGCTTTTGTTCAGGGTCGCCGTGGTCTCGGAAAACAGGGTTCCAAGACGTCAACCTGTCAGGGAGAGCAGGGATTTTCACGTCCCCTCCCCTGGAGGTGTCCCTGTCCCCGGGGCGGACGCCGGAGATGGCCGCCACGAGCCTTTTCGCAGGGAAGGGCGAAAGATAGGCAGAAACGAGCCCTGTCCCTGTGGTAGCGGCAAAAAATACAAAGCCTGCTGCGGCAAAAACTCTTGA
- the pgsA gene encoding CDP-diacylglycerol--glycerol-3-phosphate 3-phosphatidyltransferase, with protein sequence MPSALNVPNMLSLSRIFLAPLVVFLLTVRIDFDIPYMVNLGLNITYGDVLAGVVFIIAALTDTADGYIARKKGMVTNFGKFIDPLSDKVLVVAALISLVQLGRLPAWMVVVIVSRDFVVSGLRMVAAVEGVVIPASWSGKAKTVVQIIAITMMIFKMPFALPAMWVALSLTVWSGAVYLTGGWDLIVDSD encoded by the coding sequence ATGCCGTCCGCACTGAATGTCCCTAATATGCTCAGCCTGTCCCGGATTTTTCTGGCCCCTTTGGTGGTATTTCTCCTCACAGTGAGGATAGATTTTGATATACCTTATATGGTAAACCTGGGGCTGAATATAACCTACGGAGACGTACTGGCAGGGGTGGTCTTTATAATAGCCGCCTTGACCGATACCGCCGACGGATATATCGCCAGAAAGAAGGGAATGGTGACCAACTTCGGCAAATTCATAGATCCCCTTTCGGACAAGGTTCTGGTCGTCGCCGCCCTGATATCCCTGGTGCAGCTTGGAAGGCTTCCAGCCTGGATGGTTGTGGTCATAGTCTCCAGAGACTTCGTCGTAAGCGGTCTCAGGATGGTCGCGGCGGTGGAAGGGGTGGTCATTCCGGCGTCCTGGAGCGGAAAAGCCAAGACGGTGGTTCAGATAATAGCCATAACCATGATGATATTCAAAATGCCCTTTGCCCTGCCTGCTATGTGGGTCGCCCTGTCCCTCACGGTCTGGTCCGGCGCTGTCTACCTGACAGGCGGGTGGGATCTTATAGTTGATTCTGACTGA
- a CDS encoding ABC transporter ATP-binding protein: MLKVSDLDVHYGGIHAVKGVSIEVPKGKVVTLIGANGAGKSSTIRAISGLLKETSGDISLEGAKGNLLKKTPEEIVKSGVVMCPEGRRILPHLTVEENLHLGAYIRDDKEGIKSDIQWVYELFPRLKERSWQKGGTLSGGEQQMLAVGRALMSRPDVIMLDEPSLGLAPLLVKEVFDIIQEINSQGKTVLLVEQNAFAALKIADYAYVLEVGSVVLEGTGQDLLRDPRVKEAYLGG, translated from the coding sequence ATGCTTAAAGTCAGCGATCTGGACGTACATTACGGCGGTATACACGCCGTAAAAGGGGTTTCCATAGAGGTCCCTAAAGGCAAGGTGGTCACCTTGATAGGGGCGAACGGAGCGGGGAAAAGCAGCACCATCAGGGCTATATCGGGGCTTTTGAAGGAAACCTCCGGCGATATCTCCCTGGAGGGAGCTAAAGGCAACCTCCTCAAAAAGACCCCTGAGGAAATCGTCAAGTCGGGAGTGGTTATGTGTCCCGAGGGACGTAGGATACTTCCTCACCTGACGGTGGAGGAAAACCTCCATCTAGGGGCCTACATAAGGGACGACAAAGAGGGAATCAAAAGCGATATCCAATGGGTCTACGAGCTGTTCCCCAGGCTGAAAGAGCGTTCGTGGCAGAAAGGGGGAACCCTATCAGGGGGCGAACAGCAGATGCTGGCGGTCGGCAGGGCCCTCATGAGCCGCCCGGACGTTATCATGCTCGACGAGCCCTCTTTGGGACTGGCTCCCCTTCTGGTCAAAGAGGTTTTCGACATAATTCAGGAGATAAACTCCCAGGGCAAGACGGTGCTCCTGGTGGAACAAAACGCCTTCGCCGCCCTCAAAATCGCCGATTACGCCTATGTCCTTGAGGTAGGATCGGTGGTTCTCGAGGGGACGGGACAGGATCTTTTAAGGGATCCCAGGGTAAAAGAGGCATATCTAGGCGGATAG
- a CDS encoding ABC transporter ATP-binding protein — MADRPVILDAANLTMRFGGVTAVSDFSMAIQENRIVGLIGPNGAGKTTSFNMITGYYRPTEGSVSFSGQDITGLAPHKVCRMGVARTFQNIRLFKNETVLENVMIGAHIRQKSRWWQAPLNLPSFNKEEREVRDKAMELLERVDLHTVANERSESLPYGQQRRLEIARALATEPSFLLLDEPAAGMNPEESHVLMTFIRRLRDEFNLTILLIEHDMKVVMGVCEHIWVLDYGKLIAQGNPKEIQGDPRVIEAYLGEEYLADA, encoded by the coding sequence ATGGCTGATCGTCCTGTAATACTGGACGCCGCGAACCTGACCATGAGGTTCGGCGGTGTCACCGCGGTGAGCGATTTTTCCATGGCTATCCAGGAAAATCGGATAGTCGGCCTTATCGGACCTAACGGTGCGGGCAAAACCACCTCCTTCAACATGATAACGGGCTACTATCGGCCTACCGAGGGATCGGTCTCCTTTTCAGGTCAGGATATAACCGGCCTGGCCCCTCACAAGGTCTGTCGTATGGGGGTGGCCCGGACGTTCCAGAACATAAGGCTTTTCAAAAACGAGACGGTTCTGGAGAACGTCATGATAGGGGCTCATATTAGGCAAAAGAGCCGTTGGTGGCAGGCCCCTTTAAACCTGCCCTCCTTCAATAAAGAGGAGCGGGAGGTAAGGGATAAGGCAATGGAGCTTCTGGAGAGAGTCGATCTACACACCGTGGCCAACGAGAGATCCGAGTCCCTGCCCTACGGTCAGCAGAGACGGCTTGAGATAGCCAGGGCTCTGGCGACGGAGCCCAGCTTCCTGCTCCTGGACGAGCCCGCCGCCGGCATGAACCCCGAGGAATCCCACGTGCTCATGACCTTCATAAGAAGGCTAAGAGACGAGTTTAACCTGACTATCCTGCTCATAGAGCACGACATGAAGGTCGTCATGGGGGTCTGCGAGCACATATGGGTTCTGGACTACGGTAAGCTCATAGCTCAGGGCAACCCCAAGGAAATCCAGGGTGATCCCAGGGTTATAGAGGCCTATCTGGGAGAGGAGTATCTGGCCGATGCTTAA
- a CDS encoding branched-chain amino acid ABC transporter permease, giving the protein MMEANKTRNLFLSLIALTAIGVFLWWVPGNLDGYKIQILNLIAIYSILGLSLNLIYGITGMFSLGTAGFMCIGAYVSSLLILPEMQKDMIFILEPLNPVLYSAHAPFVVAVLAGGLVAALAGLLIGIPVLRLGGDYLGIATLGFAEIIRVVANNIPTITNGALGLKGIPPYANLWWNYGWMFFTLYVMYRLVNSNFGNALKAIRDDELAAKAMGIDTFRYRVISFTLGAFFAGIGGALMASLLTTIDPKMFMVIMTYNVLMVVVAGGLGSLTGSVIGATIVTILLEWLRIVENPITIGSLHIPGVPGMRMVIFAISLILIIIYRPDGVMGNREFSWNGLLGARKGGKSNG; this is encoded by the coding sequence ATGATGGAAGCCAACAAAACTAGAAATCTATTTCTGTCACTGATCGCCTTAACGGCGATAGGGGTGTTTTTATGGTGGGTCCCAGGCAACCTGGACGGCTATAAAATACAGATACTCAACCTGATAGCCATATACTCCATACTGGGGCTCAGCCTAAACCTGATATACGGTATAACCGGAATGTTCTCCCTGGGCACCGCCGGATTTATGTGTATTGGGGCCTACGTCTCCTCCCTCCTCATACTGCCGGAGATGCAAAAGGACATGATCTTCATACTTGAACCTCTCAATCCGGTGCTCTACTCCGCCCACGCTCCTTTCGTGGTCGCAGTACTGGCCGGTGGGCTCGTGGCCGCCCTTGCGGGATTGCTGATAGGGATCCCGGTCCTCAGGCTGGGAGGGGATTATCTCGGAATCGCCACCTTAGGCTTTGCTGAGATAATCAGGGTTGTGGCCAACAACATCCCCACCATAACCAACGGTGCTCTGGGCCTTAAGGGAATACCCCCCTACGCCAACCTCTGGTGGAACTACGGCTGGATGTTCTTCACCCTCTACGTGATGTATCGATTGGTCAACAGCAACTTCGGAAACGCCCTCAAGGCCATAAGGGACGACGAACTGGCCGCCAAGGCCATGGGAATAGACACCTTCCGCTACAGGGTTATATCCTTCACACTAGGGGCCTTTTTCGCCGGAATCGGAGGGGCTCTTATGGCGAGCCTGTTGACCACCATAGACCCAAAGATGTTTATGGTCATAATGACCTACAACGTCCTTATGGTTGTGGTAGCCGGTGGCCTCGGCTCACTGACGGGCAGCGTAATAGGTGCCACTATCGTGACCATACTTCTGGAGTGGCTGAGAATAGTTGAGAACCCTATAACCATAGGATCGCTGCACATTCCCGGCGTTCCCGGCATGAGGATGGTTATATTCGCCATATCCCTGATACTTATCATCATCTACCGCCCCGACGGGGTCATGGGAAACAGGGAGTTCAGCTGGAACGGCCTCCTAGGGGCTCGGAAGGGAGGAAAATCCAATGGCTGA
- a CDS encoding branched-chain amino acid ABC transporter permease — protein sequence MTVQMFVQHFFNALTLGSLYALVAIGYTMVYGILRLINFAHGDIFMLGAYFIFFSGTLFKLPWAVGAVLSIAICALCGVMVDKIAYKPLRDAPRISALISSIGMSFLIQNLAIVIFSGIPRPVVRPDFFVKVVIVKGLRILPLAIIVPITCFVLVLGLLFIVYKTKPGLAMRAISKDIETTRLMGVSVNKIIALTFGLGSALAAASGIMWALRYPQIQPLMGFMPGIKAFIAAVVGGIGSIHGAVIGGLILGFVEIMTVAFFPDLSGFKDAFAFILLIVILLAKPTGLMGEKIEEKI from the coding sequence ATGACGGTTCAGATGTTCGTGCAGCACTTTTTCAACGCCCTGACACTGGGAAGTCTCTACGCCCTTGTGGCCATAGGCTACACCATGGTCTACGGGATACTGAGACTGATTAACTTCGCCCACGGCGATATCTTCATGCTTGGGGCTTACTTTATCTTTTTTTCCGGCACCCTTTTCAAGCTTCCATGGGCGGTAGGTGCGGTTCTCTCTATCGCTATATGTGCCCTCTGCGGCGTCATGGTCGATAAAATAGCCTATAAGCCCCTCAGGGATGCCCCTAGAATATCGGCCCTCATAAGCTCTATCGGTATGTCTTTCCTGATCCAGAACCTGGCGATAGTCATCTTCTCGGGCATACCTAGACCGGTGGTGAGGCCCGACTTTTTCGTCAAGGTGGTTATCGTCAAAGGGCTCAGGATACTTCCTCTGGCCATTATCGTGCCTATCACCTGCTTTGTCCTGGTCTTAGGGCTTCTGTTTATCGTCTACAAGACCAAGCCCGGCCTCGCCATGAGGGCCATATCGAAAGATATAGAGACCACCAGGCTCATGGGGGTGTCGGTAAACAAGATAATAGCCCTCACCTTCGGCCTCGGCTCCGCCCTGGCGGCGGCATCGGGTATTATGTGGGCTCTCCGCTACCCTCAGATTCAGCCTCTTATGGGATTTATGCCCGGTATAAAGGCGTTTATAGCGGCGGTAGTCGGAGGTATTGGCTCTATCCACGGTGCGGTCATAGGAGGGCTGATACTGGGATTTGTGGAGATCATGACGGTGGCTTTCTTTCCCGATCTATCGGGGTTTAAGGACGCCTTTGCCTTTATACTTCTTATAGTCATCCTTCTGGCCAAGCCAACCGGTCTCATGGGGGAGAAGATAGAGGAGAAGATATGA